One window of Haemorhous mexicanus isolate bHaeMex1 chromosome 16, bHaeMex1.pri, whole genome shotgun sequence genomic DNA carries:
- the LOC132334992 gene encoding olfactory receptor 14A16-like, whose protein sequence is MSNSSSISHFLLLALADTRQLQLLHFCLLLAISLAALLGNGLIISAVACGHHLHTPMFFFLLNLALADLGCICTTVPKAMHNSLWDTRTISYTGCAAQVFFFLFFITAEFYLLTIMCYDRYVSICKPLHYGTLLGSRACAHMAAAAWASAFLYSLLHTANTFSLPLCHGNALGQFFCEIPQILKLSCSKSSLRELGLITVSVCLGLGCFLFIVFSYVQIFRTVLRIPSEQGRHKAFSTCLPHLAVVSLFLSTVMLAYLKPPSMSSPSLDLSLSVLYSVVPPTLNPLIYSLRNQELKAAVWRLMTGHIIKSNQCPNTTLSPRP, encoded by the exons atgtccaacagcagctccatcagccacttcctcctgctggcgttggcagacacgcggcagctgcagctcctgcacttctgcctcttgctggccatctccctggctgccctcctgggcaacggcctcatcatcagcgccgtagcctgcggccaccacctgcacacgcccatgttcttcttcctgctcaacctggccctcgCTGACCTGGGCtgcatctgcaccactgtccccaaagccatgcacaattccctctgggacaccaggaccatctcctacacaggctgtgctgcacaggtcttttttttcctgttcttcatCACAGCAGAGTTTTATTTgctgaccatcatgtgctatgaccgctacgtgtccatctgcaaacccctgcactacgggaccctcctgggcagcagagcttgtgcccacatggcagcagctgcctgggccagtgcctttctctattcactgctgcacacagccaatacattttccctgcccctgtgccatggcaatgccctgggccagttcttctgtgaaatcccccagatcctcaagctctcctgctccaaatcctCTCTCCGGGAACTTGGGCTCATCACAGTGAGTGTCTGTTTAGGACTCGGTTGTTttttgttcattgttttctcctatgtgcagatcttcaggaccgtgctgaggatcccctctgagcagggacggcacaaagccttttccacctgcctccctcacctggccgtggtctccctgttcctcagcactgtcaTGCTTGCCTACCTGAAGCCCCCCTCCATgtcttccccatccctggatctgtcactgtcagttctgtactcggtggtgcctccaaccctgaaccccctcatctacagcctgaggaaccaggagctcaaggctgcagtgtggagactGATGACTGGACAC atcatcaagtccaaccaatGCCCCAATACTACCTTGTCACCCAGACCTTGA